The Halorussus gelatinilyticus genome contains the following window.
TTCGCTCGGAGGCAGATTATTGTCGTAGAAGACGTGTGTCGTTCCTTCGTTGGTCGTCCACTGGTACGGTGTTTGGTACATCCCTTCTCTATAAAAGCTTCAATGGACCTTCCTTCTCAACGTCTCCCCCTCCGCCTAAGAAGTAGAGGTCGATCCACTCCTGCCCCTGTTCACGACAGAACACCGGCAGGCACGTCGTCGTGTGTTCGTAACGCTGTTCACAGCGCGTCTCAATCTGTTCCCGCGTCCAGTCACCGTCCTGCTCCAGATCGTACCGGTTTCGGACCTCCCAAGAGTGTTCGTCGGCGGCAGCCTTGAGAACACGCAAGGAGAAATCCCGAGAATCCTTGAACGTGAACGGACCGCTCATCGACTTCGCGTCGCTCAGATCCGTCTCTTCGACACCGTCAAGGCACAGTCGGTTTTCCGCGACAGCCCGGAAGGCTTCGAGTTCAGCAGACTTGCGAACGAGTACGTCGTGCAGATAGTCGTGGACGACGTCGCCGTACCCGCTCAACGTAAACTCCTGCTCGGGCGAAACGATCTGCAGTTCAGCATCTGTCTGGGTAACTCGCCGACGCTTCGGTTTGAGAAGCGGACACAGGAATGCGAGCCGATCGGAGTGAAGGAGATACGCGTAACTGAAGAGCCGTGATCTGGACGGCGATTCCTTCACTGGATCGTGACCCTCTGCGTAATATTTCGAGTCCAGTACAGCCAGTGTCTCGCCACCTTCCTGCAGCGCGTGGTCCGGTTCGTGGTAGATCTGCCCTTCACCCTCGAATGGGTTCACCGATGGTGACCGGACGGGTGTCACGTCGTCGAGGTCGCCGAGATGGTCGTAGGACTTGATGGACGAGAGTTCGCGCTCGATGACGACCTGCGAGTACTGCTCGAACAGCGACTCCATATTCAGGACGTAGTCCACGACCAGCTCTCGTGGGCCATCACGGAGTTGCTGACCGAGCGACGACGACATCACCGCCTTGGCGACGTCGAACGCCTTCTGGTAGTAACGTCGCTGCTTCGGAAGGTCGCTGAGCGAGAGGCGTCGATACGCGTCCATCCGGTCCAACCCGCTGCTGACACCCATACTCTCCAGGCGTTCCACCTCGCGGTGTACTTCGGAGAAGATCCGATCATATGCAGGGTGGTCGTTCTCGTGGGAGTTCTGTCGGAAGAGTCGAAGGAGTGTCTTCCCTGCGTAATGGAGGAGGGAGTTCGCGGCGTTGTCGTACTCTGTCTCATTGCGGATCCAGTGTGGCTCCAGCGTCCCGCGCCCGTGGTTCAACAGCGTTTGTTCGACGTCGATCTCTCCACGCCCATCGAGACTGTCGAGCCGACGGATAACGAGATCACGGATGTACCCCTGCCGGTGAATCGTCTCCAAGCCATCCAGGTAGTTGATCGCAAGCACCACGAACACGTCATCAAGATGGATGTCGTCGGAGAGGAAGTCCTGCAGCGGGATCCCGTGATACTCGATGGAACGGTTCTGGTCGTAGACCGCCAGCAGCATGTCGAAGATGTGTTCCCAGTCGATCTTCGGATCGACCTGCACCTTCGACGACGGCGTGAGACTCACGACGCCGATGATGTCCGTCGCCTCAACGTGGAGTACCTCGTTTTCGTCGCCGTCTACGGTGACCGTGACAACTTCGTACTCTTGCTCGCCATCGAGTGCCGCCTGGCTCTTCGTGAAGACGCCGGGACTCTCCTGTGTGAAGGACGCGCGACGAAGCTGGTCCCCGATGGACGACGGACAGCCTTCTATGCGGATCTCCCCGCGTTCGGGGACGTTGAAGGTGTCCTGTCCGTACTCGTAGACTTCGTCAACGGTGCTCATTACTCGTAGGAGCCCATCTGGCGTCGTTCCTGTTCGAGTTCCCGTTCGGCGAGCTCGGCAGCAGGGGCGAGATCGAACTCCTCAAACTCGCCGTTCATCGCGCGGTAATGCTCAGCGATTCGCTCAATCTGTGGGAATGCGGCGGCGTTCAGGAGCCGGGGCACGATGTAGGTCCGGAACGCCTGTCCGACTGCGTCGGTCTGGTCGTACTCGTACTCACCTCCCTCCCGGCAGCCGACGCCGAGGAAGACGGCGACGTCGCGGTAGTGCATCGGACCGAACCGCATGATCGACCCCTGCGACGTCGATTCATGGCCGTGATTGATACCCTGGTAGTCCCGCTCGAAAAGCCGGAGAATCTCGCTTTCTCCGAGATCTGTGTGGTCGGTGACGTGCGTGGTGATCCAGTCTTTGAACAGCTGACGGCGCTTGTCCTCCTCGTACTCGTCCAACTCGATCATGGCGAACCGGCGGGTGATGGCGTTATCGAGTTCGTTCACCGTCC
Protein-coding sequences here:
- a CDS encoding McrC family protein, whose amino-acid sequence is MSTVDEVYEYGQDTFNVPERGEIRIEGCPSSIGDQLRRASFTQESPGVFTKSQAALDGEQEYEVVTVTVDGDENEVLHVEATDIIGVVSLTPSSKVQVDPKIDWEHIFDMLLAVYDQNRSIEYHGIPLQDFLSDDIHLDDVFVVLAINYLDGLETIHRQGYIRDLVIRRLDSLDGRGEIDVEQTLLNHGRGTLEPHWIRNETEYDNAANSLLHYAGKTLLRLFRQNSHENDHPAYDRIFSEVHREVERLESMGVSSGLDRMDAYRRLSLSDLPKQRRYYQKAFDVAKAVMSSSLGQQLRDGPRELVVDYVLNMESLFEQYSQVVIERELSSIKSYDHLGDLDDVTPVRSPSVNPFEGEGQIYHEPDHALQEGGETLAVLDSKYYAEGHDPVKESPSRSRLFSYAYLLHSDRLAFLCPLLKPKRRRVTQTDAELQIVSPEQEFTLSGYGDVVHDYLHDVLVRKSAELEAFRAVAENRLCLDGVEETDLSDAKSMSGPFTFKDSRDFSLRVLKAAADEHSWEVRNRYDLEQDGDWTREQIETRCEQRYEHTTTCLPVFCREQGQEWIDLYFLGGGGDVEKEGPLKLL